A part of Denitratisoma oestradiolicum genomic DNA contains:
- a CDS encoding secretin N-terminal domain-containing protein: MTSLFSRTLWALLSVVWLAGCAGQLAYRDGQALLEAGKIDEGLEKLKEAVDAAPENIRFRMTYIQAREKSLSAMIDRAELAWQAGKTREAEEIYRSILAIVPQHARARSGMAELAKAVRNAELMKKAEAALETGDSATAVHSVRTILTDSPMHGDALELRKRIEQTSRPPQSEPKLSAALKKPITIEFKDVPLKQVFEVISRTSGLNFVFDKEVKADQKATIFLRDSTIQDAVSLLLLTNQLEQRVLDKSSILIYPNTATKLREYQPLTVKSFFLSNADVKNAANTIKTIIKTKDVVIDERQNMLIIRDTPDAVRLAERLLALHDLPEPEVMLEVEILEIKRSRLLNLGIQWPDQLTLTPLAGQGGNVTLADLRNHSSSQIGAVLTPLTINAKKQDGEANILANPRIRVKNREAAKVLIGDRVPNITTTSTATGFVSEAVQYVDVGLKLDAQPTIFPDNEVSIKLSLEVSNIVNQIQTKSGTLSYQIGTRTASTVLRLKDGENQVLAGLINDEDRSAANKIPGLGDIPVLGRLFGSQRDEGQKTEIVLSITPRLIRNIQRPSFSDAEFDSGTEASVRLSGSEIGSTTSNPPQPPPSAPNPDRQPAAPTSTNAPAGGAQSANDASGRDVAPPVPRDDPGATLTKGNTSIEWSGPDKVRIGETFSLAISIQPGEAITGIPYAVGFDPKSLELISITSGEFLKQGGAVTHFSSRVERVGGQVFATETRPGGSAVHPGILATLSFKAISPAKASPIRIQALSPIGIGGRAIVPQSLPATTVSIGP, encoded by the coding sequence ATGACTTCATTGTTTTCCAGAACCCTATGGGCATTATTGAGTGTCGTATGGCTGGCGGGCTGCGCTGGCCAATTGGCCTACCGGGACGGACAGGCATTGTTGGAAGCCGGCAAGATCGATGAGGGGTTGGAAAAATTAAAGGAAGCCGTTGATGCGGCTCCGGAAAACATACGATTTCGAATGACCTATATCCAGGCCAGGGAAAAGTCCCTCTCGGCCATGATTGATCGGGCGGAGCTGGCGTGGCAGGCAGGAAAGACCCGCGAGGCCGAAGAAATCTATCGGTCCATTCTGGCGATCGTTCCGCAACATGCGCGCGCAAGGTCAGGCATGGCGGAATTGGCAAAAGCCGTCCGCAACGCGGAACTTATGAAAAAGGCAGAAGCCGCCCTGGAGACGGGAGACAGCGCGACGGCAGTACATTCGGTGCGGACCATTCTGACCGATTCGCCCATGCATGGCGATGCGCTTGAATTACGCAAGCGCATCGAGCAGACAAGCCGTCCGCCCCAGAGTGAGCCCAAGCTATCCGCGGCATTGAAAAAGCCGATCACCATCGAATTCAAGGATGTGCCACTGAAACAGGTCTTTGAAGTGATCTCCAGGACTTCGGGCCTGAATTTCGTTTTCGACAAGGAGGTCAAGGCCGATCAGAAGGCCACTATCTTTCTGCGGGACAGTACGATCCAGGATGCTGTATCGCTCCTGCTGCTGACCAACCAACTGGAACAACGGGTGCTCGACAAGAGTTCGATCCTGATCTACCCCAATACGGCTACGAAGCTCAGGGAATACCAGCCTCTGACGGTAAAGAGCTTTTTCCTGAGCAATGCGGATGTCAAGAACGCTGCCAACACGATCAAGACGATCATCAAAACCAAGGATGTGGTGATCGACGAGCGGCAGAACATGCTGATCATTCGCGACACACCCGACGCGGTGCGCTTGGCTGAGCGTCTTCTGGCGCTACATGATCTGCCCGAACCGGAAGTGATGCTTGAAGTGGAGATCCTGGAAATCAAGCGTAGCCGGCTGCTCAATCTCGGCATCCAGTGGCCCGATCAATTGACGCTGACACCACTGGCGGGCCAGGGTGGCAATGTGACCCTGGCCGACCTGAGAAATCATTCGTCCAGCCAGATTGGCGCGGTGCTGACGCCGCTGACCATCAATGCAAAAAAGCAGGACGGCGAGGCCAACATCCTCGCCAATCCCCGCATTCGGGTGAAGAATCGGGAAGCGGCCAAGGTGCTTATCGGTGATCGCGTTCCGAACATCACCACGACATCCACCGCCACGGGTTTTGTCTCGGAGGCGGTCCAGTATGTGGATGTGGGTCTCAAGCTCGATGCCCAGCCGACGATCTTTCCGGACAATGAAGTCTCGATCAAGCTCTCCCTGGAGGTCAGCAATATCGTCAACCAGATTCAGACCAAATCGGGAACCCTGTCCTATCAGATCGGCACGCGAACCGCATCCACGGTCTTGCGTCTCAAGGATGGAGAGAATCAGGTGCTGGCAGGGCTGATCAACGACGAGGATCGGTCGGCCGCGAACAAGATTCCCGGATTGGGGGACATCCCGGTACTGGGTCGCCTGTTCGGATCCCAGCGGGATGAGGGCCAGAAGACCGAGATCGTGCTGTCCATCACGCCTCGTCTGATCCGCAACATACAGCGCCCCTCGTTCAGTGACGCGGAGTTCGACTCCGGCACGGAAGCCAGCGTCCGCCTCTCCGGATCAGAGATTGGCTCGACAACAAGCAACCCACCCCAGCCCCCACCCTCTGCGCCCAACCCAGACAGGCAGCCGGCAGCGCCGACCTCGACAAACGCACCTGCTGGAGGGGCACAATCGGCCAACGACGCGAGCGGTCGTGATGTTGCTCCGCCCGTTCCACGGGATGACCCAGGGGCAACCCTGACGAAGGGCAACACTTCCATCGAATGGTCCGGCCCGGACAAGGTCCGCATTGGCGAGACGTTCAGTCTTGCCATCTCCATCCAGCCGGGGGAGGCCATCACCGGAATCCCTTACGCCGTTGGCTTTGATCCGAAATCACTGGAATTGATTTCCATCACATCCGGAGAATTTCTCAAGCAAGGCGGTGCGGTCACCCATTTTTCCAGCAGGGTCGAGCGAGTTGGCGGACAGGTTTTTGCGACAGAAACCCGACCTGGCGGTTCGGCGGTACACCCTGGAATTCTGGCGACACTGTCCTTCAAGGCGATTTCTCCCGCGAAAGCCAGTCCGATCCGCATCCAGGCCCTTTCGCCAATTGGCATCGGGGGACGCGCGATTGTCCCTCAATCCCTGCCTGCCACCACGGTATCCATCGGCCCATGA